The DNA sequence TGCGCGCTCGGCGACGACGCCGTCATGCGCGCCTCCCACGCCCGCGACGTCCTCGATAACGCCCGCCGGATGACGGTCGAAGAGGTCTATCGGGAGTTCGACTTCGTCGTCGCGACGACCGGCGAGGTGAGCAAGTCGGTCTGCACCCCGATGCGGATGCCCTACTACGCACCGGCGGAGGTCCGGGAGACTGTCGGCGAGATCGACGGGACGGTCGCGGTCCTCTTCGGGCGGGAGAACTGGGGGCTCGCAAACACCGAACTTAAGCGGGCGAACCTCATCTGCACCATCCCGACCTCGGAGATCTACCCTATCCTGAACCTCTCCCACGCGGTGGGCATCCTCTGCTACGAACTTGCGAACCTGCCGCGCGGAACCTACCCGCTCGCGAGCCCCGTCGAGATGGATTCGCTCTACCGGCACATCGACGCGTTTCTGGATCGGATCGACCACCCGGACTTCAAGCGGGAGAACACGATGACCCTGATCCGCCGGGTGCTCGGCCGGACGAAACTGACCATCCGCGAGGCAAGTACGCTTCACGGGCTGATGCGCCGGACCGAGTGGCACCTCGAAAACAAAGAATAGTTTGCAGGAGAGATATAGGAGAATGATTCTTGTCGACTGGCAGATAGAAGACCGCATCAGACGCGGGCACATCAAGGTTGACCCCTTCGAGCCCGGCCTGATCCAGCCCAACTCCCTGGATATCAGGCTCGGTTCCCACTTCGTCTGGTACGTTCCGGGAGATACCGTGATCGATCCTTTCGAGAAGGAGACCGTCTGCTTGAACACGGAGGAGACGGTGGCCGACTCGATCGTTCTTGCTCCCGGGCAGTTCCTCCTTGCCGAGACCCTGGAATCGATCGAGCTTCCCGACGACATCGTCGCAAGCATCGAGGGGAAGAGCAGCATCGCGCGTCTCGGGGTCGAACTCCACCAGACGGGAGGCTGGATCGATGCGGGATTCAGGGGGACGATCACGCTCGAGATGTGCAACGTGAACTCCCGGCCGGTCCGGGTCTACGCGGGGATGCCGATCGGGCAGCTGGTCTTCTACCGCACGGATCGCGCCGCGCGCCCGTACAACATGAAGTGCGACGCAAAGTACATGGACCAGCGGCAGGCGACCCTCTCCCGCTACCCCGATAATGCGCGCCGCGCGTGATGCGGGCCGCCGGCAATCCGGCAAATCTCGCGCACCCCACCGTCCGACGGTGAGGGAGGCGGGCGGGGTGCCATCTGCTCCCGCCCGTAGAGCGTTATGCACTATATAGCAGGAAAACAGATATTGAACGATTCAACTGGGGATACCAATGCGACTTCTTCTGATCCACTCTGATCATATCGAATACGAGACCCGGAAGAAGACGAAGGTCGCCGAAGAGGATGCCGTCCCAAAGGACGCCCTCGATGAGGCGCTCGCCGTCTTCTGCGCGGTTGAGTCCGTCGACGAGGAGAACATCGAGGACGCCGTCAGGCAGGCGGTGGACGAGATCGTCACCACCGCCCGGCAGCTCGGCACTACCAATATCATGATTTACCCCTACGCCCACCTCTCCTCCGACCTTGCATCGCCGGAAGCGGCTGTGAGCGCTCTTAAGGGCATCGAGGAGGGGCTCGTCGGGAAGGACGGCTTTGTCGTGAAACGGGCGCCGTTCGGCTGGTACAAGGCCTTCTCGCTCTCCTGCAAGGGTCACCCGCTTTCGGAACTCTCCCGGACGATCGTCCCGGGCGAAGGAGCGGCCGCCGAAAAGAAGGAGATCCTGCACGAGTTCTTCGTCTTCACCCCCAACGGGGAGCGGAGAGACGCGGCCGACTACGCGAAGGAGAACACCCCCTTCGCTTCCCTGGTCCGGAAGGAACTCGGGTATCCGGGGCCTGACGGGGTCGAGCCGGTTCACGTCGACCTGATGCGTGCGAAGGAACTCGTGGAGTACGAGCCGCGCTCGGACGTCGGGCACCACCGCTGGATGCCCCGGGGCAAGCTGATCCGGGACCTTCTTTCCGATTACGTCCTCGCACGGGTGCTCGATTACGGCGGGATGCCGGTGGAGACCCCGGTGATGTACGATCTCGGCGATAAGGCGATCGCGGAGCACGCCGCCAAGTTCGGGGAACGGCAGTACCGGTTCAAGAGCGGCAACCGCGACATGATGCTCCGGTTCGCGGCGTGTTTCGGGATGTTCTCGATCATGCACGACATGCACATCTCTCCAAACACCCTTCCGATGAAACTCTACGAACTCTCGACCTACTCGTTCCGGCACGAGCAGAAGGGCGAGGTGATCGGGCTGAAGCGCCTCCGCGCCTTCACGATGCCCGATATGCACACCCTCTGCCGGGACGTGGACGGCGCGCTGAAGGCCTTTGAGGAGCAGCTCGTGATAGGCTGGAAGAGCGGCGAAGACCTCGAAACCCCGCTCGTGGGAGTCTTCCGGTGCACCCGGGACTTCTTCGACCAGTACGAACTCTGGGTGAAGGAGATCGTCGCGAAGTCGGGCGTGCCGATGCTGATCGAGGTCCTCTCGGAGCGGGTCCACTACTGGATCGCAAAGGTCGACCTCGCGGCGATCGACGCACAGGGCAGGCCGATCGAGAACCCGACGGTCCAGATCGACGTCGAGAGCGCGGACCGGTTCGATATCAAGTATTACGCCCCGGACGGGACGGAGGTTCACCCCCCGATCCTCCACTGCTCGCCGACGGGCTCGATCGAGCGGGTGATCTGCGCGATGCTCGAGAGCACCGCTGCACAGGAAGTCCCCTCGTTCCCGACCTGGCTCGCCCCGACCCAGGTCAGGCTGGTGCCGGTGGCGGAGCGGCACGTCTGCTTTGCCGAGGAGATCGGCACCCGGCTGAACGCAGCCGGCATCCGGGCAGACGTCGACGACCGGGACGAGAGCGTGAACAAGAAGATCCGCGAGGCCGGGATGGACTGGGTGCCCTACGTCGCGGTGATCGGCGACCAGGAAGCCGAGACCGGCCGGCTCATGGTCACCATCCGGAAGCTCTCGGAGAAGAAGAAGCCCTACAAGGAGACGATGAGCGAGACCGAGCTCATCCAGGCGGTCAAGCTCGAGACCGCCGGAAAGCCCTTCCGGCCGCTT is a window from the Methanoculleus oceani genome containing:
- a CDS encoding RNA methyltransferase, with the protein product MPEISIVLIEPLYEGNVGFTARVMKNFGFTRLVLVNPCALGDDAVMRASHARDVLDNARRMTVEEVYREFDFVVATTGEVSKSVCTPMRMPYYAPAEVRETVGEIDGTVAVLFGRENWGLANTELKRANLICTIPTSEIYPILNLSHAVGILCYELANLPRGTYPLASPVEMDSLYRHIDAFLDRIDHPDFKRENTMTLIRRVLGRTKLTIREASTLHGLMRRTEWHLENKE
- the dcd gene encoding dCTP deaminase; the encoded protein is MILVDWQIEDRIRRGHIKVDPFEPGLIQPNSLDIRLGSHFVWYVPGDTVIDPFEKETVCLNTEETVADSIVLAPGQFLLAETLESIELPDDIVASIEGKSSIARLGVELHQTGGWIDAGFRGTITLEMCNVNSRPVRVYAGMPIGQLVFYRTDRAARPYNMKCDAKYMDQRQATLSRYPDNARRA
- a CDS encoding threonine--tRNA ligase; this encodes MRLLLIHSDHIEYETRKKTKVAEEDAVPKDALDEALAVFCAVESVDEENIEDAVRQAVDEIVTTARQLGTTNIMIYPYAHLSSDLASPEAAVSALKGIEEGLVGKDGFVVKRAPFGWYKAFSLSCKGHPLSELSRTIVPGEGAAAEKKEILHEFFVFTPNGERRDAADYAKENTPFASLVRKELGYPGPDGVEPVHVDLMRAKELVEYEPRSDVGHHRWMPRGKLIRDLLSDYVLARVLDYGGMPVETPVMYDLGDKAIAEHAAKFGERQYRFKSGNRDMMLRFAACFGMFSIMHDMHISPNTLPMKLYELSTYSFRHEQKGEVIGLKRLRAFTMPDMHTLCRDVDGALKAFEEQLVIGWKSGEDLETPLVGVFRCTRDFFDQYELWVKEIVAKSGVPMLIEVLSERVHYWIAKVDLAAIDAQGRPIENPTVQIDVESADRFDIKYYAPDGTEVHPPILHCSPTGSIERVICAMLESTAAQEVPSFPTWLAPTQVRLVPVAERHVCFAEEIGTRLNAAGIRADVDDRDESVNKKIREAGMDWVPYVAVIGDQEAETGRLMVTIRKLSEKKKPYKETMSETELIQAVKLETAGKPFRPLYTPKALSRKPRFI